From the Gallaecimonas mangrovi genome, one window contains:
- a CDS encoding metal-sensing transcriptional repressor, with amino-acid sequence MTASEVGETGMQPTPEQQDKMLKRLARVEGQIRGVQKLIREQADCEKVVQQLTASRKALDKAFFEMMACVIEGNVLDASSADNDQRMTEIRRLLTKYA; translated from the coding sequence ATGACCGCTTCAGAAGTAGGGGAAACCGGCATGCAACCAACACCTGAGCAACAAGACAAAATGCTCAAACGCCTGGCGCGCGTAGAAGGGCAAATTCGTGGCGTTCAAAAACTGATACGTGAGCAAGCAGACTGTGAAAAAGTGGTGCAGCAGCTTACCGCCTCAAGAAAGGCGCTGGATAAAGCGTTTTTTGAAATGATGGCCTGTGTGATTGAAGGCAATGTACTGGATGCCAGCAGCGCCGACAATGACCAGCGGATGACGGAAATTCGCCGGCTGCTGACCAAGTACGCCTGA
- a CDS encoding DUF2589 domain-containing protein → MINLESLVSVVHTSVHAANQALQDKQTSLFERFFEEVEGPDTRAQVAEGQAQPTRAHYRPKTVSMLFPQEGPKGLETVPVDIPLLTLMPMGNARVQKVRFKTQLEVNLNDQNEMQLAFPSAKGRKGLFGSNNHTHSYVAELEIELGEDTSPDGLKMLIEGYERALRAQIPG, encoded by the coding sequence ATGATCAATCTTGAATCGTTAGTGTCGGTAGTGCACACCAGTGTGCATGCGGCCAACCAAGCCTTACAGGACAAACAAACGTCCTTGTTTGAACGATTTTTTGAAGAAGTCGAAGGGCCAGACACCAGAGCCCAAGTGGCTGAAGGCCAGGCGCAGCCAACTCGCGCGCACTATCGCCCAAAAACCGTCAGCATGCTGTTCCCGCAAGAAGGTCCCAAAGGTTTAGAAACCGTGCCGGTTGATATCCCGCTACTGACACTGATGCCAATGGGCAATGCCCGAGTGCAGAAGGTTCGCTTTAAAACCCAATTAGAAGTCAACCTCAATGACCAAAACGAAATGCAACTGGCATTTCCTTCCGCGAAAGGACGCAAAGGGCTTTTTGGCTCTAACAATCATACCCATTCCTATGTTGCCGAGCTGGAAATCGAGCTGGGTGAAGACACCTCTCCTGATGGTTTGAAAATGCTGATTGAGGGGTACGAAAGAGCACTACGGGCTCAGATCCCCGGATAG
- a CDS encoding DUF2589 domain-containing protein produces the protein MADPVSTGPELVSMAQQFTGLPMRSLIGGPLKAAAEANSMMAVTQTNFMLDTCFIKSTSGETESLTPIMVTMEITRGVISEDDSGTATIQNVTTQFDIPLLTIIPLNALGVDNVQVDFEMEVKSSYSAETSQSSSESTSEQGSFAAKLGNGFFSVEVKGSVSHDSKSESASSNSYQKSNNAKYTVSVHAGQLQLPEGVTTIIQAFTNSISPITLGSSKTSGNAS, from the coding sequence ATGGCAGATCCTGTCAGCACCGGCCCAGAATTGGTGTCGATGGCCCAGCAATTTACCGGGTTACCGATGCGCTCGTTGATTGGTGGGCCGCTTAAAGCGGCAGCCGAGGCCAACAGCATGATGGCGGTGACCCAAACCAACTTCATGCTCGACACCTGTTTTATCAAATCCACGAGCGGCGAAACCGAGTCGTTAACACCGATCATGGTGACCATGGAAATTACCCGTGGTGTGATATCGGAAGACGATAGCGGCACCGCCACTATTCAAAACGTCACCACCCAATTTGATATTCCGCTGCTCACTATCATTCCTCTCAATGCTTTAGGGGTGGATAACGTGCAGGTGGATTTTGAGATGGAGGTGAAGTCCAGTTATAGCGCCGAGACCTCTCAGTCGAGTAGTGAATCAACCAGTGAACAAGGCTCTTTTGCCGCCAAATTGGGGAATGGTTTTTTCTCGGTGGAAGTAAAAGGCAGTGTTAGCCACGACAGTAAAAGTGAGTCTGCCTCCTCCAACAGCTACCAGAAAAGCAACAACGCCAAGTACACCGTCAGTGTACATGCCGGCCAGCTGCAGCTGCCTGAAGGGGTTACCACCATTATTCAGGCATTCACCAACAGCATTAGCCCCATCACCCTGGGTTCATCCAAAACCTCTGGTAACGCGAGCTAA
- a CDS encoding YgaP family membrane protein has product MMNIDKWVMGFAGTVVLVSLLLAWVLSPYWLWLTAFVGLNLVQASFTGFCPLAMVLKKLGVKSGEAF; this is encoded by the coding sequence ATGATGAATATCGACAAATGGGTAATGGGTTTTGCTGGCACCGTGGTGTTGGTGAGCTTATTGCTGGCTTGGGTGTTAAGTCCTTACTGGCTTTGGTTAACCGCCTTTGTGGGACTTAACCTGGTACAGGCTTCGTTTACTGGGTTTTGTCCCCTGGCCATGGTGCTTAAAAAGCTGGGCGTCAAATCGGGCGAAGCCTTTTAA
- a CDS encoding efflux RND transporter permease subunit, producing MPKFGIAGRLAAWGERSRLTPLLALFGLVLGVLAAVITPREEEPQIDVTMVDVQVAFSGANAKQVETELATPLEQHLSRMRGIDHIYSQSRAGAALVTVQFKVGVPRQQAQTEVYDAMASWPGSPAYGLPLIKIRGIDDVPILALTISGERDLKSIADTLKGPLQNVDGVRAVHIIGSEPEQVELTLKATAMARLGLDITHLSQAISAQNPSAQAGYRLEDGLNVPVQAGRFIDSVETLKNLVVAVKDGRPVLLSQLADIQVGASVPSRYVWTRAPGQAPVPALTLAITKKAGTNAVTVAKAVVQRLDRLKAQWLPPGLKVQVSRNYGQTADDKANTLIHKLIFATLSVVALVLFALGKREALVVGSAVVLTLAVTLFASWAWGFTLNRVSLFALIFSIGILVDDAIVVVENIHRHLGLGKSLKTAIPGAVDEVGGPTILATFTVIAALLPMAFVSGLMGPYMSPIPINASMGMLLSLLIALTVTPWLARHLLKDVHQDAAKPPRLHRFFAKLMAPFLAKRRNRYLLGFGLIGLIVLALGLTVIEAVVLKMLPFDNKSEIKLVLDMPEGTPLEKTNAVLLAMAKKLDSVPEVTETQIYAGSAAPIGFNGLVRQYYLRQQANLGDIQVTLKDKHHRDKSSHQLALAIRKLLAPITAGGVLKVVEVPPGPPVLAPIVAEVYGPDNATAARTVQKALATTPGIVDLDTSLVAEGAKQEIWQINRQKAALLGVSPSAITQALTGALNGISVTYLAIAGQTQPVPLTLRLPGSWQGQLANLMALTVTSHSGNSVPVGELIKRVTVPYDQPMYHKDLRPVIYVTADMAGQLDSPLYGLFSAASHLSLPQSYTSQPNHWTGAAVKWDGEWQITYETFRDMGIAYAVGLLLIYLLVVGHFGNYAVPLVIMAPIPLTLIGILPGHALLGAQFTATSMIGMIALAGIIVRNSILLVDVIRQEVANGMHLDDAVVYAASVRAKPIILTAIAAMLGAMFILDDPIFNGLSVSLIFGMAVSTILTLLVIPLLYAALLRRTGQQDVKAGS from the coding sequence ATGCCTAAATTCGGTATTGCAGGCCGTTTGGCTGCCTGGGGCGAGCGGTCTCGTCTTACGCCTTTATTGGCGCTGTTTGGGCTGGTGTTAGGTGTGTTGGCTGCGGTTATTACCCCGCGCGAAGAAGAACCGCAAATTGATGTCACCATGGTCGATGTGCAGGTTGCCTTCAGCGGTGCTAACGCCAAGCAAGTTGAAACTGAACTGGCAACGCCCCTTGAGCAACACCTTTCACGCATGCGCGGTATCGACCATATCTATTCCCAGTCCCGCGCTGGTGCGGCGCTGGTTACGGTTCAGTTTAAAGTGGGGGTTCCTCGCCAGCAGGCGCAAACCGAGGTTTATGATGCCATGGCCTCTTGGCCAGGAAGCCCAGCCTATGGCCTGCCACTGATTAAAATTCGCGGTATTGATGATGTGCCCATTCTGGCGCTCACCATTAGTGGTGAGCGCGATCTTAAATCGATCGCCGACACCTTAAAAGGCCCGCTACAGAACGTTGATGGGGTGCGGGCTGTACATATTATCGGTAGTGAGCCAGAACAAGTTGAGCTGACCTTAAAAGCCACTGCCATGGCGCGGTTGGGGCTGGATATCACCCACCTTAGCCAAGCCATCTCGGCTCAAAATCCCAGCGCTCAAGCCGGTTACCGCCTAGAAGATGGCCTTAATGTGCCCGTGCAGGCGGGCCGTTTTATCGACAGCGTCGAGACCTTAAAAAACTTGGTGGTGGCGGTTAAGGACGGGCGGCCGGTATTGCTTTCACAGTTGGCAGATATTCAGGTCGGGGCCAGTGTCCCCAGCCGTTATGTCTGGACGCGGGCCCCAGGCCAAGCGCCGGTGCCTGCGCTTACCCTTGCCATTACCAAAAAAGCGGGCACCAATGCGGTGACGGTGGCAAAGGCGGTTGTGCAGCGTCTCGACAGGTTAAAGGCGCAGTGGTTACCACCAGGGCTAAAGGTGCAAGTAAGCCGTAACTACGGTCAAACCGCAGATGATAAAGCCAACACCCTTATTCATAAGCTGATTTTTGCCACGCTGTCGGTGGTGGCATTGGTGCTCTTTGCGCTAGGAAAGCGTGAAGCGTTGGTGGTGGGCAGTGCGGTGGTCCTCACCCTTGCCGTTACCTTGTTTGCGTCCTGGGCGTGGGGATTTACCCTCAACCGGGTATCGCTGTTTGCGCTGATCTTTTCCATCGGTATTTTGGTGGATGACGCCATTGTGGTGGTAGAAAACATCCATCGTCATTTAGGACTGGGCAAAAGCCTTAAAACCGCTATCCCTGGCGCTGTTGACGAGGTCGGGGGGCCGACCATTTTAGCCACCTTTACCGTTATTGCCGCGCTGCTGCCAATGGCCTTTGTTTCCGGGCTAATGGGGCCTTACATGAGCCCCATTCCCATCAATGCCTCGATGGGAATGTTGCTGTCATTGCTGATTGCCTTAACGGTTACGCCCTGGCTGGCGCGCCACCTATTAAAAGATGTACACCAAGACGCAGCCAAGCCGCCGCGGCTGCATCGTTTCTTTGCAAAGCTGATGGCGCCGTTTTTAGCCAAACGCCGTAATCGATATTTGCTGGGCTTTGGTTTGATTGGCCTGATTGTATTGGCCTTGGGGTTGACAGTTATTGAAGCGGTGGTACTGAAAATGCTGCCCTTTGATAACAAATCCGAAATTAAACTGGTGCTCGATATGCCAGAAGGAACACCGCTTGAGAAAACCAATGCGGTGCTGCTAGCGATGGCTAAAAAGCTCGACAGCGTGCCTGAGGTGACCGAAACCCAAATCTACGCTGGCAGTGCTGCGCCTATCGGTTTTAACGGTTTGGTGCGTCAGTATTATTTGCGCCAGCAGGCCAACTTAGGCGATATCCAAGTAACGCTGAAAGACAAACATCACCGCGATAAATCAAGCCATCAGTTGGCACTGGCTATTCGTAAGCTGTTAGCCCCCATCACCGCCGGTGGTGTTTTGAAAGTGGTAGAAGTGCCGCCCGGCCCGCCGGTGTTAGCCCCCATCGTTGCCGAAGTCTACGGCCCTGATAACGCCACGGCGGCCCGTACCGTTCAAAAAGCGCTGGCTACTACCCCAGGGATTGTTGATTTAGATACCAGCTTGGTTGCTGAGGGGGCGAAACAAGAAATTTGGCAGATTAACCGGCAAAAAGCGGCGCTGCTGGGCGTGAGCCCAAGTGCCATAACCCAAGCGCTGACTGGGGCGCTAAACGGCATTAGCGTGACCTATTTGGCCATTGCTGGGCAAACTCAACCCGTGCCGTTAACCCTGCGCTTGCCCGGCAGTTGGCAAGGGCAGTTGGCCAACCTGATGGCATTAACGGTTACCAGCCATAGCGGTAACAGTGTGCCGGTAGGGGAGCTTATTAAGCGCGTTACCGTGCCTTATGACCAGCCCATGTACCACAAGGATTTACGGCCTGTCATTTATGTAACAGCCGACATGGCCGGGCAGCTCGACAGCCCCTTGTATGGCCTTTTTAGTGCGGCCAGCCATTTGTCACTGCCACAAAGCTACACCAGCCAACCTAATCACTGGACCGGTGCGGCTGTAAAGTGGGATGGCGAGTGGCAAATTACCTATGAAACCTTCCGTGATATGGGCATTGCCTATGCGGTGGGGTTATTGCTGATTTACCTGTTGGTGGTTGGCCATTTTGGCAACTATGCGGTGCCGCTGGTGATCATGGCGCCCATTCCTTTAACCCTGATTGGTATTTTGCCGGGGCATGCCTTATTGGGGGCACAATTTACCGCCACCTCGATGATTGGCATGATTGCCTTGGCCGGTATTATTGTGCGCAACTCCATTTTACTGGTGGATGTCATTCGCCAGGAAGTCGCCAACGGAATGCACCTAGATGACGCCGTGGTTTATGCCGCAAGTGTTCGGGCTAAACCCATCATTTTGACGGCCATTGCCGCAATGTTAGGCGCCATGTTCATCTTGGACGACCCTATTTTTAATGGTCTATCGGTGAGTCTTATCTTTGGTATGGCCGTTTCAACCATCCTGACCTTACTGGTTATTCCGCTACTTTACGCAGCGCTTCTGCGCCGTACTGGACAGCAGGATGTTAAGGCTGGATCATGA
- a CDS encoding ABC transporter permease, whose protein sequence is MMRPELVGRFFWRELKRADVLIMLFAILLAVASVVSLARFSEVLNQAFNRKGASFLAADLVLRFSQPLPSALSAEVEKTDLTKSLQTRFTTMLIHRNAMQLAAIYAVDGQYPLRGQLKVSTQAVGAVSTVEKGPGPGQIWVDRRLAQALNLSLGDQVELGYATLRFSRYLVEAPDVGLNVFAAAPPALMNQQDVAASKVIQPGSRVSWRWLFKGKPKALQQFENSLAGQLPAGVEFTDIKRSNSPISVALTRANRFLMLSSLMGVLLAAVAIGVAARRFCDSHVETVALIKALGGTRRQVVWLFAGQLALVLVTGSLLGLGAGFALVKALLLQYGRLLPTSLPPSTLEPLWLGLAVGAICTLAFAAWPLWRLLKVPPIRVWREGQEQQGQSRLHYVLVFVALFAAIALFTRDLKLTLAVGAGAGAAVVAVALVSALLLKVLGRSRGIGGAWRLAVAGLERRKGASLVQLGSFTLALMLMILVQLVKSDLLADWQASLPDNAPNYFVVNVAPDEVPAVNRFLGQYGTHASDLYPVVRARLVAINGEKTKEENADDAQSPRGGRVGIDRELNLTWRKTLPENNVLTAGAWWPKADDARLVSVESGVAKRLNLKLGDKVTFRLGGDDFSAKVASIRKVDWQSMQPNFFMIFSPAVLKDFPASFIASFHLDSQYRPQLAGLLKNHPTLTLIDVDAILSQIRSLIGQVGLALQFVWLLVVAASVLVLLAAVQASLDERRRDLGVLRTLGASERTLFRALGLEFLLLGGLAGLMAGLTSQLSLYLLQTQVLELPVNLHWPLSLLALLGGALGVAIPALLRLWPLLRRTPLRLIRG, encoded by the coding sequence ATGATGCGGCCTGAGCTGGTAGGGCGTTTTTTTTGGCGGGAGCTAAAACGCGCCGATGTGCTGATCATGCTTTTTGCCATCTTGCTGGCGGTGGCGTCCGTGGTGTCGTTGGCGCGTTTTTCCGAAGTGCTGAACCAGGCTTTTAACCGCAAAGGTGCCAGCTTTCTTGCGGCCGACTTAGTACTGCGTTTTAGCCAGCCCTTACCCAGCGCGCTTAGCGCCGAAGTTGAAAAAACCGATTTAACCAAAAGCCTGCAAACCCGCTTTACCACCATGCTTATTCATCGCAATGCCATGCAGTTGGCCGCTATTTATGCGGTAGATGGCCAATATCCCTTGCGAGGGCAATTAAAGGTGTCAACCCAAGCCGTTGGGGCAGTATCAACGGTTGAAAAGGGCCCAGGTCCCGGGCAAATCTGGGTGGATAGGCGGCTTGCCCAGGCGCTTAATCTTAGCTTGGGTGACCAAGTGGAACTGGGCTATGCCACTTTGCGCTTTAGCCGCTATTTGGTTGAAGCCCCCGATGTTGGCCTAAACGTGTTTGCCGCAGCGCCACCGGCACTGATGAACCAGCAAGATGTCGCCGCCAGTAAGGTTATCCAACCCGGTTCGCGGGTCAGTTGGCGCTGGCTATTTAAAGGTAAGCCCAAGGCCCTTCAGCAATTTGAAAACAGTCTTGCTGGCCAGTTACCGGCCGGGGTGGAATTTACCGATATTAAGCGCAGCAATTCGCCAATTAGCGTGGCCTTAACCCGCGCGAACCGCTTTTTGATGCTATCGAGCCTGATGGGCGTTTTGCTGGCCGCGGTGGCGATTGGCGTGGCGGCGCGGCGGTTTTGCGACTCCCATGTTGAAACCGTGGCACTGATTAAGGCGCTAGGCGGTACCCGCCGACAAGTGGTGTGGCTTTTTGCCGGCCAACTGGCCTTGGTGCTGGTTACCGGGTCACTGCTGGGCTTGGGTGCGGGCTTTGCCCTGGTTAAAGCGCTTTTGCTGCAATATGGTCGCTTACTGCCGACTTCACTGCCGCCCAGTACCCTAGAGCCGTTGTGGCTTGGGCTCGCGGTCGGTGCGATTTGCACCCTTGCCTTTGCGGCTTGGCCATTGTGGCGGCTGTTAAAAGTGCCGCCAATACGCGTTTGGCGTGAAGGACAGGAGCAGCAAGGGCAAAGCCGTCTGCATTATGTGCTGGTCTTTGTGGCGCTTTTTGCCGCCATAGCGCTTTTTACCCGTGATCTGAAACTGACCTTGGCGGTGGGCGCGGGGGCGGGCGCTGCGGTGGTCGCGGTAGCATTGGTGAGCGCACTATTGCTGAAGGTGTTGGGGCGCAGCCGCGGTATTGGTGGGGCCTGGCGGTTAGCGGTTGCCGGTTTGGAGCGGCGAAAAGGTGCCAGCTTGGTGCAATTGGGCAGCTTTACCCTGGCACTGATGCTGATGATTTTGGTGCAACTGGTGAAGTCAGATTTGCTGGCCGACTGGCAGGCAAGCCTGCCCGACAACGCCCCTAATTATTTTGTCGTCAATGTCGCTCCTGACGAAGTACCGGCAGTGAATCGCTTTTTGGGCCAATACGGCACCCATGCCTCTGATCTCTACCCGGTGGTGCGGGCGCGGCTGGTTGCCATTAATGGTGAAAAAACCAAAGAAGAAAATGCCGATGATGCGCAGTCGCCGCGTGGCGGTCGTGTCGGTATTGACCGCGAGCTTAATCTCACCTGGCGAAAAACCTTGCCTGAAAACAATGTGTTAACGGCAGGTGCCTGGTGGCCAAAAGCAGACGATGCCAGGTTGGTGTCGGTTGAGTCAGGCGTTGCCAAACGCCTCAACCTTAAACTGGGTGACAAGGTTACTTTTCGCCTAGGGGGCGATGACTTCTCGGCCAAGGTTGCCAGCATCCGCAAGGTTGATTGGCAATCGATGCAGCCTAACTTCTTTATGATTTTTAGCCCGGCAGTGCTGAAGGATTTTCCTGCCAGCTTTATTGCGAGCTTTCATTTAGATAGCCAATATCGCCCGCAGCTAGCCGGGCTTTTAAAAAATCATCCCACCCTGACCTTGATTGATGTTGACGCCATTCTTAGCCAAATTCGTAGCTTAATCGGCCAAGTGGGCTTGGCGTTGCAGTTTGTCTGGCTGCTGGTGGTGGCAGCATCGGTGTTGGTGTTGCTGGCCGCAGTGCAGGCAAGCCTTGATGAGCGCCGCCGCGACTTAGGCGTGTTAAGAACTTTGGGGGCATCCGAGCGCACGTTATTTCGCGCCCTTGGCTTGGAGTTTTTATTACTCGGCGGCTTGGCCGGTTTAATGGCAGGGCTCACCAGCCAGTTAAGCCTTTATTTGCTGCAAACCCAAGTACTGGAATTACCGGTGAATTTGCATTGGCCGCTATCGTTGCTAGCGTTGCTGGGCGGGGCTTTGGGGGTGGCTATTCCGGCGCTGCTGCGGCTTTGGCCGCTACTTCGGCGCACGCCGCTTCGGCTTATCCGCGGTTAG
- a CDS encoding efflux RND transporter periplasmic adaptor subunit, with translation MRVLLLLGLLALPALADSFTVTSQPLPDMLQLQGLVEASNSATVSAQTSGRVAEVLVDVGDKVAAGTVIVRINSLEQSQALDRALASQAAAKATATQALQDWQRTQSLIAKKLVAKSELDKAKAALDNAQAALKSATAAVATAKEQLSYTAIRAPYSGVVSARLVEPGELVQPGTPLMSGFDPATLRLHVDLPSALADKARHYQWARVADIVPLKLIFYPVADSQTATVRLRMQLPEHTALLPGQWQQVLVQVGEHQGIVIPRHYVQKQGELTLVKMQGGSWRAVRLGLMQGQQVEVLSGLAAGEVITDA, from the coding sequence ATGCGCGTATTACTGCTGCTGGGTTTACTGGCATTGCCGGCATTGGCCGATAGCTTCACGGTAACGTCACAGCCATTACCCGACATGCTGCAACTGCAAGGTTTGGTTGAAGCCAGTAACAGCGCAACGGTTTCTGCCCAAACCTCTGGCCGGGTTGCTGAAGTACTGGTGGATGTGGGCGATAAGGTGGCTGCCGGCACGGTAATAGTGCGCATCAATAGCTTGGAGCAATCCCAAGCGCTTGATAGAGCCTTGGCCAGCCAGGCGGCGGCGAAAGCCACTGCAACGCAAGCCCTGCAAGATTGGCAACGTACCCAAAGCCTTATTGCCAAAAAGCTGGTGGCGAAATCAGAGCTGGATAAAGCCAAAGCGGCGCTCGATAACGCACAAGCGGCTTTGAAATCGGCAACCGCAGCCGTGGCCACGGCCAAAGAGCAGTTGTCATATACCGCCATTCGCGCACCCTATAGTGGTGTCGTCAGCGCTCGTTTGGTTGAGCCGGGGGAATTGGTACAACCCGGCACACCGCTGATGAGCGGCTTTGATCCCGCCACCTTGCGCTTGCATGTTGACTTGCCATCGGCTCTTGCCGATAAGGCACGTCATTACCAGTGGGCGAGGGTGGCAGACATCGTGCCCCTTAAGCTTATCTTTTATCCGGTGGCTGACAGCCAAACCGCCACCGTTCGGCTGCGCATGCAGCTACCTGAACATACAGCATTACTACCCGGGCAGTGGCAGCAGGTTTTAGTACAGGTTGGCGAGCATCAAGGCATTGTTATTCCTCGCCATTATGTGCAAAAGCAAGGGGAATTGACCTTGGTTAAAATGCAAGGTGGTAGCTGGCGCGCGGTGCGTCTTGGCTTGATGCAAGGTCAGCAGGTAGAAGTGCTCAGCGGCTTGGCTGCCGGTGAGGTAATAACCGATGCCTAA
- a CDS encoding NAD(P)/FAD-dependent oxidoreductase → MPSMDKRDAGSFDVVVVGGGPAGTTAALTLLKEAQLKVLVLERKDYSMAKPGEVVLPNLEALLHYLDVWQRFTQEQPEAHWHNTASSSATGQASTPQPLFGDSDAWLVNRTLFDAMLAEKVTEHGGQIWAQANLRQLTATEQGWQLTVSHGLNESSHIRCRYVIDAAGRASPWAQKATGTRVKYDNLLGLAATLPAAPSAPRSIVENCEYGWWYSQRQADGQLLVSLMTDVELVQHHRLALAENWLTLLSTSQQIAKHLYLPSSLRAPRAFPAYSSLFKATQDAPIVATGDAVASYDPLSSSGIYHALDTGMQAAYAVIAAMLGDTRQIDNYYSNVARDFSRYTSQNWRIYRQESRWPQSDFWRFRTAQPSLTPDTIVCSGEQLATASLFVPTVVARRMQELATIPKPAHRVVAGLREESPDIPVKRILLAMEELLVVSPRSA, encoded by the coding sequence ATGCCGTCAATGGATAAGCGTGATGCCGGAAGTTTTGATGTAGTGGTAGTAGGTGGTGGCCCAGCCGGCACAACAGCAGCGCTCACCCTACTCAAGGAAGCGCAGCTAAAGGTATTGGTGCTAGAGAGAAAAGACTACTCCATGGCCAAACCAGGAGAAGTGGTATTACCTAATCTAGAAGCGTTGCTGCATTATCTTGATGTTTGGCAGCGCTTTACCCAAGAGCAACCCGAGGCCCATTGGCACAACACCGCCAGCTCATCGGCTACCGGCCAAGCATCCACACCTCAACCCTTATTCGGTGACAGCGACGCTTGGCTGGTTAACAGAACGCTGTTCGATGCCATGCTTGCTGAAAAAGTGACCGAGCATGGCGGGCAAATTTGGGCCCAGGCCAATCTTCGGCAGCTCACGGCAACCGAGCAGGGCTGGCAACTGACGGTCAGTCATGGGCTAAATGAAAGCAGCCACATACGTTGCCGCTACGTTATTGATGCCGCCGGGCGCGCCTCGCCTTGGGCGCAGAAAGCAACCGGCACCCGGGTTAAGTACGACAACCTGCTGGGCTTAGCCGCCACATTACCGGCGGCCCCCTCAGCGCCCCGTTCAATCGTCGAGAACTGCGAATACGGGTGGTGGTATAGCCAACGTCAAGCCGATGGCCAGCTGCTGGTATCACTGATGACCGATGTAGAACTGGTGCAACATCACCGGTTGGCCCTTGCCGAAAACTGGCTAACGTTACTGAGCACAAGCCAACAGATTGCCAAACATCTTTACCTACCGAGCAGCTTACGCGCTCCCCGAGCCTTCCCCGCCTATTCATCGCTGTTCAAAGCAACCCAAGATGCACCGATCGTCGCCACAGGTGACGCAGTGGCGTCTTACGATCCGTTGTCGTCTTCAGGTATTTACCATGCGCTTGATACCGGTATGCAAGCCGCTTATGCGGTTATTGCCGCCATGCTGGGAGATACGCGGCAAATCGACAATTACTACAGTAATGTGGCACGAGATTTTAGCCGCTACACCAGCCAGAACTGGCGAATTTACCGCCAGGAAAGCCGCTGGCCACAGTCTGATTTTTGGCGCTTTCGTACCGCCCAACCCAGTTTGACCCCAGATACCATCGTCTGCAGTGGCGAGCAGTTGGCCACAGCCTCGCTGTTCGTGCCCACTGTTGTGGCAAGACGCATGCAGGAACTGGCAACGATCCCTAAACCCGCTCACCGCGTGGTGGCGGGGCTAAGAGAAGAAAGCCCCGACATTCCGGTGAAGCGTATTTTATTGGCCATGGAAGAATTACTGGTAGTGAGCCCCCGTTCGGCCTAA
- a CDS encoding protein tyrosine phosphatase family protein: MFLFSDQCHAVSDTLFCAGQPDSKQLFQYQQAGIRTVINLTQSSEQTFDEQATVEGLGMHYHHLPISGANDMTASNGQRLKALLNNSAEPVLLHCGTANRAGGLLAAMAFHCDGVMLEEALALGRKGGLTQLEAAVKQCLCGGA, encoded by the coding sequence ATGTTCTTATTCAGTGATCAGTGCCATGCCGTTTCCGACACGCTTTTTTGTGCTGGCCAGCCCGACTCAAAGCAATTATTTCAGTACCAGCAAGCCGGTATTAGAACGGTCATTAATTTAACGCAAAGTAGTGAGCAAACCTTTGACGAACAGGCCACGGTAGAAGGGCTGGGGATGCACTATCACCATTTGCCTATTAGCGGAGCCAATGACATGACCGCCAGCAATGGCCAACGGCTAAAAGCGCTACTTAACAACAGCGCTGAGCCCGTGTTACTGCATTGTGGCACCGCTAATCGGGCTGGCGGTTTGTTAGCGGCCATGGCATTTCACTGTGATGGCGTCATGCTTGAAGAAGCCCTGGCGCTTGGGCGCAAGGGTGGGTTAACCCAACTGGAAGCAGCGGTAAAACAATGCCTTTGTGGAGGTGCATGA